A window of the Dyadobacter pollutisoli genome harbors these coding sequences:
- a CDS encoding phosphatase PAP2 family protein gives MRALLILLIFSGWASASPIMPGDTLPTRKPILLRAFYPPVSLIIGGLLSSGHSEEAIRNEVAEERNRLIPKFHTKIDDYLQFSPLLAAYALDGFGVHSKTDILNRTVILIKGEAMALTTVTLLKSATHTLRPDGSSYNSFPSGHTTQAFAAATFLNEEYKDRCPWMPYASYTVASSVGLLRVANNRHYISDVLVGAGIGYLSMKVAYWTHQYKWGKPGRKHQLVY, from the coding sequence ATGCGTGCTTTACTAATCCTTCTCATATTTTCCGGCTGGGCGAGTGCGTCGCCCATAATGCCAGGTGATACACTGCCTACCCGGAAACCCATCCTACTCCGGGCATTTTACCCGCCTGTCTCGCTCATCATTGGTGGCCTATTGTCAAGCGGGCATTCCGAAGAAGCCATTAGAAACGAAGTGGCCGAAGAGCGTAACCGCCTCATTCCCAAATTTCACACTAAAATTGATGACTATCTTCAATTTTCTCCTTTGCTAGCCGCCTACGCCCTTGACGGCTTTGGCGTGCATTCTAAAACCGATATCCTGAACCGTACTGTGATCCTGATTAAAGGGGAGGCAATGGCGCTGACGACTGTGACGCTTCTAAAGTCGGCTACCCACACACTGCGGCCCGATGGCAGCAGTTACAACTCATTTCCGTCAGGCCATACCACACAGGCTTTTGCCGCAGCCACTTTTTTAAATGAAGAATACAAAGACCGCTGCCCATGGATGCCCTACGCTTCCTACACGGTGGCCTCATCCGTAGGCCTGCTGCGCGTGGCCAACAACCGGCATTACATCAGTGATGTGCTTGTGGGCGCAGGAATAGGTTATTTATCCATGAAAGTGGCATACTGGACCCATCAGTACAAATGGGGCAAGCCGGGACGCAAACACCAGCTGGTTTATTGA
- a CDS encoding EamA family transporter, giving the protein MLQKQLVNRGINPLTVNFLTYLILSIPCFGFAPRINWLSFPPQFWLYSILAGIFGALGNGFLVRALEKGEISVLGPINAYKSIIGILGGFLLLGEIPSLWGLSGVMMIIYGSYFVLDTKEERFSWKILLRTEIKYRLLALILTAIEAIFVKKITLLSSMTATTISWCLFGTIFSFFFLLLYRTNPEIEIRKIRPGDITKSLYLAMCAGVMLITTIYSLIHLPVGYALSLFQLSSIGGIFLGYHFFNERDIRKKLFGAIVMIAGSVMIILSAA; this is encoded by the coding sequence GTGCTTCAAAAACAACTGGTCAATCGAGGTATAAATCCGTTAACCGTTAATTTCCTAACCTATCTTATTTTATCCATTCCCTGCTTTGGATTTGCACCAAGAATCAATTGGTTAAGCTTCCCTCCACAGTTTTGGCTCTACTCTATTTTGGCGGGCATTTTCGGCGCTTTGGGAAATGGCTTTTTGGTTAGGGCGCTGGAAAAGGGAGAGATATCGGTGCTTGGCCCAATAAATGCCTATAAATCCATCATTGGCATTCTGGGAGGATTTCTGTTGTTGGGAGAAATACCGAGTCTTTGGGGTTTATCTGGCGTTATGATGATTATTTATGGAAGCTATTTTGTTCTGGATACCAAAGAGGAGCGATTTTCCTGGAAGATTTTATTGAGGACCGAGATAAAATACCGGCTTCTAGCTCTGATCCTGACTGCGATAGAGGCCATTTTCGTTAAAAAAATCACATTATTATCTTCCATGACCGCGACGACGATCAGCTGGTGTTTGTTTGGAACGATCTTTTCATTTTTCTTTCTTTTGCTCTACAGGACCAACCCGGAAATTGAGATAAGAAAAATAAGACCCGGCGATATAACCAAATCATTGTATTTGGCAATGTGTGCGGGTGTAATGCTGATCACGACTATCTATTCGCTAATTCATCTTCCAGTTGGATACGCGTTGTCGCTGTTTCAACTCTCCTCGATTGGAGGCATTTTCCTGGGGTATCATTTTTTCAATGAAAGAGATATTCGCAAGAAGCTATTTGGAGCGATAGTCATGATTGCAGGCTCAGTTATGATTATACTTTCTGCGGCCTGA
- a CDS encoding luciferase domain-containing protein: MMKTILIITVLCLLSNMFVSAQQSEIRTGKQGGDTVQLQGSVDSAIQKSLTPQEYQDYLAWVALGIGGLPHTLEGYRTVKKMGMAMRDPLDVGRVSSYIGKNGDLASLKPLPKRPGTKPSIAPFAVPHRQTDQHNTGQIRKKQTELFDAAIEGSHGQLVYQNSYLEKHSPGIFLADPTKGNQTVVGLSHAEIGHIHAFDGSIHLILSPSDTKEVIEKGWGELHGLANGVDRVARTYMLIYSPRDQQELAVTSQILDAAIQYSSHPARP, translated from the coding sequence ATGATGAAAACGATCCTGATCATTACAGTTCTCTGCCTGCTTTCCAACATGTTCGTTTCTGCTCAGCAATCCGAGATCCGTACCGGCAAGCAAGGAGGTGATACAGTCCAATTGCAAGGGTCAGTTGATTCCGCAATACAAAAAAGCCTTACTCCACAGGAATATCAGGATTATCTCGCCTGGGTTGCCCTGGGCATTGGGGGCTTACCTCACACCCTGGAAGGTTACCGGACGGTGAAAAAGATGGGAATGGCCATGAGAGATCCATTGGATGTGGGCAGGGTCAGTTCATACATTGGTAAAAACGGAGACCTGGCTTCATTGAAACCATTACCAAAACGTCCGGGAACAAAACCTTCCATTGCCCCGTTTGCCGTGCCCCACCGCCAAACTGACCAGCACAACACCGGGCAAATCAGAAAGAAACAGACTGAGCTATTTGACGCCGCGATAGAAGGTTCACATGGTCAGTTGGTGTATCAAAACTCCTATCTGGAAAAGCATAGCCCCGGGATTTTTTTGGCAGACCCAACCAAAGGAAACCAGACCGTCGTTGGCCTTTCGCATGCCGAAATCGGTCACATCCACGCATTCGATGGCTCTATACATCTGATCCTCAGTCCGAGCGACACCAAAGAAGTGATCGAAAAAGGATGGGGGGAATTACACGGCCTGGCCAACGGAGTAGACAGGGTCGCCAGAACTTATATGCTGATTTATTCACCCCGCGATCAACAGGAGCTTGCCGTAACAAGTCAGATACTGGATGCAGCCATCCAATACAGCAGCCATCCGGCCCGCCCATAA
- a CDS encoding heme-binding protein: MKKLAFAFYVAVGICATSSAFAQGPPRGGAPALMDLATARSLTETTAAAAKAANANVAISIVDANGDLVFFERMDGAISMAVTSSQGKARAAILFGMPTKAAADAAAAGTPLNAKIIPSGAGSFAIAVQQGGLPIIKDGKIIGGIGVGGSSPANDEIFAQKALDSLR; encoded by the coding sequence ATGAAAAAGCTAGCATTTGCATTTTACGTCGCAGTCGGCATTTGTGCCACAAGCTCCGCTTTCGCCCAAGGTCCGCCTCGCGGCGGCGCGCCTGCACTGATGGATTTGGCAACTGCCAGATCACTAACCGAAACCACTGCCGCAGCTGCCAAGGCTGCCAACGCCAATGTCGCAATCAGTATCGTGGATGCCAATGGCGACCTGGTATTTTTCGAAAGAATGGACGGCGCCATCAGTATGGCTGTGACCAGTTCCCAAGGAAAAGCACGCGCAGCCATTCTTTTTGGCATGCCTACCAAAGCAGCCGCTGATGCGGCGGCGGCCGGAACGCCGCTTAATGCTAAAATAATACCTTCCGGGGCAGGCTCCTTCGCCATTGCCGTTCAGCAGGGAGGGCTTCCGATTATCAAAGATGGAAAAATCATTGGCGGTATCGGCGTAGGCGGATCTTCACCGGCCAATGACGAAATCTTTGCACAAAAGGCTCTGGACAGCCTGCGGTAA
- a CDS encoding HD domain-containing protein has product MKTASLLDQIGAFVSAQLSACGDELAYHNLNHTLSVVENALQLADYYQLTDPDRFVVLAASWFHDLGYMNGGPAGHEQRGALIFHQFASSLAIEGDLIARVMGCILATTLPQRPTNLLESIVCDADLYHFGTSEFAEKDALMREETSHRLATDIAALSWLAGSAKLLRSHQFCTPYCQGKLAGQKQENLLQLEARMKAASETNQ; this is encoded by the coding sequence ATGAAAACTGCTTCCCTGCTGGATCAAATTGGAGCTTTTGTATCGGCTCAATTATCTGCTTGCGGTGATGAGCTCGCGTACCATAATCTCAACCACACATTAAGCGTGGTTGAAAATGCTTTACAGCTTGCCGATTACTACCAACTCACTGATCCTGACCGGTTTGTTGTTCTTGCCGCCAGTTGGTTTCATGACCTGGGCTATATGAACGGAGGTCCTGCGGGCCACGAGCAGCGAGGCGCGTTGATTTTCCACCAATTCGCTAGCAGTTTGGCCATTGAGGGCGATCTGATAGCGCGCGTCATGGGCTGCATCCTAGCAACCACACTACCACAAAGGCCTACCAATTTATTGGAATCAATCGTCTGCGACGCGGACCTATATCATTTTGGCACATCAGAATTTGCTGAAAAAGATGCATTAATGCGAGAGGAAACCAGCCACAGACTAGCAACGGATATTGCTGCCCTCAGTTGGCTTGCCGGATCTGCAAAGCTATTACGGTCCCACCAGTTTTGCACTCCATATTGTCAAGGCAAACTTGCCGGGCAAAAGCAGGAGAATCTCTTGCAGTTAGAAGCCCGGATGAAAGCTGCTTCCGAAACAAATCAATAA
- a CDS encoding helix-turn-helix domain-containing protein: MPETAEHIPVLNSISDFFRVYGLGEPVNNEIMCMRLQDQPDKRLMNMPLCRTNFYRIIHLTSENLFHLYENKRTEIVANTLIFSYPGKLESWSRSGRLYGNVVYFSKDFLQLDPVRPGYESLYPYFTADAAFPLAISDQQASNLKLLSDELIEEIGSHYADKTEMLKNLLHVYLQKVKRIYEANTGKLTIKTKENRLLYNLFRKHLESYIVQLGAGKQTNMPSVSAIAEMMNMNPNYLNSSVKKVTGQTASVMIQEKLLLEAKAYLIHTPLQIAEIAYRLGFDNLSYFNRFFKKHTQTTPSEFRKSIVL; the protein is encoded by the coding sequence ATGCCAGAAACTGCTGAACATATACCGGTATTAAACTCGATCTCAGATTTTTTCAGGGTTTATGGGCTTGGTGAGCCTGTTAACAATGAGATCATGTGTATGCGCTTGCAGGACCAGCCAGACAAGAGGCTGATGAACATGCCTTTATGCCGGACCAACTTTTATCGGATCATTCATTTGACCTCCGAAAATCTCTTTCATCTGTACGAGAATAAAAGAACTGAGATCGTAGCCAACACCCTCATTTTCAGCTACCCGGGAAAACTAGAATCTTGGAGCCGGTCGGGAAGGCTGTACGGTAATGTTGTGTATTTTTCAAAGGACTTTTTGCAATTGGATCCTGTCCGTCCCGGATATGAAAGCCTGTACCCCTATTTTACTGCAGACGCGGCTTTTCCGCTCGCGATCAGCGATCAGCAGGCATCAAACCTTAAACTGCTTTCCGATGAATTGATTGAAGAAATAGGTTCTCACTACGCCGATAAGACCGAAATGCTCAAAAATCTCCTTCATGTCTATCTGCAAAAGGTAAAAAGAATTTACGAGGCCAATACCGGCAAACTGACCATTAAAACAAAAGAAAACCGCCTGCTGTATAATTTGTTCAGAAAACATCTTGAATCTTACATTGTCCAGCTCGGGGCCGGCAAGCAAACCAACATGCCTTCCGTCTCGGCAATTGCTGAAATGATGAACATGAATCCGAATTATCTGAATTCCTCAGTTAAAAAGGTGACCGGACAAACGGCTTCGGTGATGATCCAGGAAAAACTTTTGCTGGAAGCTAAGGCATACCTGATCCATACCCCTTTGCAGATTGCAGAAATTGCCTACCGGCTTGGATTCGATAACCTGTCTTACTTCAACCGCTTCTTTAAGAAACATACCCAAACCACCCCCTCCGAATTTCGTAAGTCCATTGTTCTGTAG
- a CDS encoding TonB-dependent receptor domain-containing protein, which translates to MKISHALALIACLLTGIRATGFAQTTLRPDYKTAEKGLGKITGNVVDSIWANPVEYVTVALYNASDLIKPIDGTVSDEKGKFTLNELATGSYAIKISSMGYNEKLILIPRVDDNTIALKNVKVSVSAHLLKEVSVTGQASLIEEKVDRLVYNAEKDLTAKGGDATEILRNVPLLSVDLDGNVSLRGSQNIWVLINNKPSTILAASVADALKQIPADQIKSVEVITSPSARYDAEGSGGIINIITKKNNLEGMSLTIDSGIGNRASTLGLNGSYRKGKFGINLNGSGRAIYNKAIYDFTQRTLAEQIVTSQYSTAKHLGGFGNYALGLDYDLKKNESLSAGIRFGTRVFSRKQNMSVSQQNGNAAPELSGRDIDSKDLSNSVDVNLDYIKIIKPQTELSISTLYSRADLTNNSDASLFSGSRQLQGTQENNNKGNNQEATIQVDFTTPVNKSQLLEFGAKGIFRSVKSTYSYIFSTADTSAEYLNIAGGNLDYAQNVGAAYLSYMLTTKSKWTVKAGARYEMTTIEASTAETERIDIPTYQNLVPSIAISKALGLFTLKGGYNRRIQRPGIGQLNPNVNIVNPQNLMTGNPQLRPELTDNFELSASGAIGKFYINAAVFTRQTARAISQVRIPIDSIEGATLTTYQNIGKQQDYGANLYASWQILPIWSINGSVDTYYAVLNGVSPGRNGGNVNLTNKGWYANKRFMTQLSLPDNWKVQANGMFNGKALQLQGRMGGYMLYSLGFRKDFKGNKGSLGITGDNIFSKSIKVSGDFSSPLFVQRTRNQLINRGIRLTFSYKIGRMGMEVKRKTKSIKNTDVKEGEGN; encoded by the coding sequence ATGAAAATATCGCACGCTCTGGCGTTGATTGCCTGTTTGCTCACCGGCATCCGCGCGACCGGTTTTGCCCAGACTACTCTCAGACCGGACTATAAAACAGCCGAAAAAGGCTTGGGAAAGATCACAGGAAATGTGGTTGACAGTATCTGGGCAAATCCAGTAGAGTATGTGACGGTAGCATTATACAACGCATCGGATCTGATCAAACCTATTGATGGAACTGTGTCCGATGAGAAGGGTAAGTTTACGCTCAATGAACTGGCTACCGGTTCATATGCCATTAAAATCTCCTCGATGGGTTACAATGAAAAACTGATTTTGATCCCCAGGGTAGACGATAATACGATTGCACTTAAAAATGTCAAAGTCTCCGTTTCAGCACATCTTTTAAAAGAAGTATCCGTTACAGGACAAGCCTCGCTGATCGAAGAAAAAGTGGACCGCCTGGTTTACAATGCGGAAAAAGATCTGACGGCCAAAGGAGGCGATGCCACAGAAATCCTGCGAAACGTCCCGCTCCTCTCGGTGGACCTGGATGGTAACGTATCGCTGCGTGGAAGCCAGAATATCTGGGTATTGATCAACAATAAACCCTCGACCATTTTGGCAGCCAGTGTCGCTGATGCTTTGAAACAAATTCCAGCCGACCAGATCAAATCGGTCGAAGTCATTACATCTCCATCGGCCAGGTATGACGCCGAAGGGTCTGGCGGCATTATCAATATTATCACCAAAAAGAATAACCTCGAAGGCATGTCCCTAACCATTGACAGTGGTATTGGAAACCGTGCGTCAACGCTGGGCCTGAACGGAAGTTACCGGAAAGGAAAATTCGGCATCAACCTGAACGGCTCGGGAAGAGCGATCTACAACAAAGCAATCTACGATTTTACGCAACGAACCCTGGCGGAACAGATCGTGACCAGTCAATATTCAACGGCAAAACATTTGGGAGGATTTGGCAATTATGCCCTGGGACTGGACTATGATCTGAAAAAGAATGAATCGCTCTCAGCCGGTATCAGGTTTGGCACCAGGGTTTTTTCAAGGAAACAGAATATGTCTGTCAGTCAGCAAAATGGCAATGCAGCTCCTGAACTCTCTGGCCGGGATATCGACAGTAAGGATCTTTCCAATTCGGTAGATGTGAACCTGGACTATATCAAAATCATCAAACCCCAAACAGAGCTGAGCATTTCAACATTATACAGCCGGGCAGACCTGACCAACAATTCCGATGCTTCTCTATTCTCTGGGTCACGGCAGCTGCAAGGCACCCAGGAAAACAACAATAAAGGCAATAACCAGGAAGCTACTATCCAGGTAGATTTTACTACCCCGGTCAACAAATCCCAGCTACTGGAATTCGGGGCGAAAGGTATTTTCAGATCTGTCAAAAGCACTTACAGTTACATTTTTTCGACGGCGGATACCAGTGCCGAATACCTTAACATCGCCGGTGGCAATCTGGACTACGCCCAGAATGTTGGCGCAGCTTATCTGAGTTACATGCTCACGACCAAGTCAAAATGGACTGTTAAAGCAGGTGCCCGGTACGAGATGACCACCATTGAAGCGTCCACAGCTGAAACGGAAAGAATCGACATTCCAACTTATCAGAACCTGGTCCCAAGCATAGCTATATCAAAAGCGTTGGGATTGTTTACCTTGAAGGGCGGCTACAACCGGCGTATACAGAGACCCGGTATCGGGCAGCTCAACCCGAATGTCAACATCGTCAACCCGCAAAACCTGATGACCGGCAACCCTCAGTTAAGGCCGGAACTGACAGATAACTTCGAGCTCTCTGCGAGCGGGGCGATTGGGAAATTTTACATCAACGCGGCAGTCTTTACCCGGCAGACTGCCCGCGCGATCTCGCAGGTCCGCATACCCATTGACTCTATCGAAGGTGCGACGCTAACCACGTACCAAAACATTGGCAAACAACAGGATTATGGTGCGAACCTTTATGCATCCTGGCAGATCCTCCCTATTTGGAGTATCAACGGAAGTGTCGATACGTATTACGCAGTACTGAATGGCGTTTCACCCGGCCGGAACGGAGGCAATGTAAACCTGACCAACAAGGGATGGTACGCCAACAAACGTTTTATGACCCAGTTATCGCTACCCGATAACTGGAAGGTTCAGGCCAATGGAATGTTCAACGGAAAAGCGCTTCAGTTACAGGGCCGAATGGGTGGATACATGCTCTATTCGTTGGGTTTCAGAAAAGATTTCAAAGGCAACAAAGGAAGTTTGGGGATAACCGGGGACAATATTTTCAGTAAAAGCATCAAGGTCTCCGGCGATTTCTCCTCGCCACTTTTTGTCCAGAGAACCAGGAACCAACTTATAAACAGGGGTATCAGACTTACTTTCAGTTACAAAATCGGCAGGATGGGCATGGAAGTCAAACGAAAAACCAAGAGCATAAAAAACACCGATGTCAAGGAAGGTGAAGGAAATTAA
- a CDS encoding YceI family protein yields the protein MKKTVTVLALILLPFLTHAQIWSMDKAHAKVGFTVTHNLISEVDGNFKNFEAVISSSKPDLSDAIFEMSAETASINTENEMRDGHLKGDSFFNTAKFPSLTFKSTSFKKVSGSKYTMTGNLTIKGTTKPVTMDVTLLGPNTDQKTGKPILGIKATTKIDRQDFKVGTSLASSTVADEVELRATGEFKQN from the coding sequence ATGAAAAAGACAGTCACCGTGCTCGCACTTATTCTATTACCATTTCTGACCCATGCACAAATCTGGTCGATGGATAAAGCTCATGCCAAAGTAGGTTTCACAGTAACGCACAACCTGATATCAGAAGTAGATGGAAACTTCAAAAATTTCGAGGCCGTGATCTCATCTTCCAAACCAGATCTTTCGGACGCGATCTTTGAAATGAGTGCTGAAACGGCCAGCATCAATACGGAAAATGAAATGCGGGACGGGCATTTGAAGGGGGATAGCTTTTTTAATACCGCCAAATTCCCCTCCCTGACGTTTAAAAGCACATCCTTCAAAAAGGTAAGCGGAAGCAAATATACAATGACAGGGAACCTGACCATCAAGGGTACCACCAAACCGGTAACTATGGACGTTACGCTGCTGGGGCCAAACACCGACCAGAAAACCGGGAAGCCGATTCTGGGCATTAAGGCCACAACCAAAATCGACCGCCAGGACTTTAAGGTAGGTACATCACTGGCTTCCAGTACAGTGGCTGATGAAGTTGAGCTGCGTGCTACCGGAGAATTCAAACAAAATTAG
- a CDS encoding winged helix-turn-helix transcriptional regulator, whose product MRKLTSTNFYNQTFLEEKCRLNELINLLSKRWLTEVMFSIEEGNNRFSSLKDDLRHISDNVLADRLKLLEQHKLIIRNDNLPEVPSRVEYALSATGMQLSALLDGLCHFSENDMEFPS is encoded by the coding sequence ATGAGAAAGCTAACCTCCACCAATTTTTACAATCAGACGTTCCTCGAAGAGAAGTGCAGGCTCAACGAGTTGATCAATCTGCTCAGCAAGCGATGGCTTACCGAAGTGATGTTCAGCATCGAGGAAGGTAATAATCGCTTTTCGAGTCTAAAAGACGACTTGCGACATATTAGCGACAATGTTCTGGCTGACAGATTAAAGCTTCTGGAGCAGCACAAACTGATTATCCGGAATGACAACTTACCGGAAGTTCCTTCCAGGGTCGAATATGCTTTGTCAGCTACCGGTATGCAATTGAGTGCTTTGCTGGATGGATTGTGTCACTTTTCCGAAAATGACATGGAGTTCCCGTCATAG
- a CDS encoding autotransporter outer membrane beta-barrel domain-containing protein: MRLTIYLTFLLLFLNAGLAWSQEKFTKKELYSVWMIAEEKLDAGRFNEALALYKSYPKDSSFMLRTRQINIINELVKEGERLYKKEQYAEALDKFKEYRKLRDIGTLSFFESKIENCLNQINKGNVTELTTQQRVITGFEFAHRGRQKLSKLDTTGAKNDFINAKTLGGNSNSTLREQYVEGFRIAEELSKWGSKNLGSTTKTRSPYEELKALETYREIRNIDIPEIETRIRELSSGLEGKESLAEIAKLCDIDLLIRHVESNKSTIKTSDFLITRLREFKSTRQKIDILKKNKTNAETVRSAYTSLISWTDELPVEIRETMKGCIQNEYSSYVAALPTASTPKPGFTADCGGLESFTRGVTLVRRELANCNIVRSKRIWRETVAFLNGCNNAAVILRAHASLGDSVSRFAESDSILVGYRNKIEDSKKIGECAKTAEVYEQMKSVRTCNQAALNEEIKSGLEQAKNCKGGSWWRPQLIGSFAAVVPEYSVGGVKREMATGWMASGGIALAYIDHKNLAEFQVGVEYFQTSFYSTGTTGSTLEDFSITGINASLGIKLHLPNTNPGKLRPYVRFGPELQVPLTYKYENHTTFTESDDVQDLQKSMLFFSAGLGLEIQKVHFGAFIEAFGAAGLGSIYKSEVPHLSTTFQKIEAGYNRFGVKIGVRFW; the protein is encoded by the coding sequence ATGCGATTAACCATTTACCTGACTTTCCTGTTGCTATTTTTAAATGCCGGACTAGCCTGGTCACAGGAGAAGTTTACAAAAAAAGAGCTCTATTCTGTTTGGATGATTGCCGAGGAAAAGCTCGATGCAGGCAGGTTTAATGAGGCATTGGCATTGTATAAGTCTTATCCGAAAGATTCAAGTTTCATGTTGCGGACACGGCAGATCAATATCATTAATGAACTGGTAAAAGAAGGGGAAAGGCTCTACAAAAAGGAGCAGTATGCCGAAGCACTGGATAAGTTTAAGGAGTACCGTAAATTAAGAGATATCGGGACACTGAGCTTTTTTGAGAGTAAGATTGAAAACTGTCTCAACCAGATCAATAAGGGCAATGTGACGGAATTAACGACTCAGCAACGCGTCATTACCGGCTTTGAGTTTGCGCACCGCGGGCGGCAGAAACTGAGCAAGCTGGACACGACCGGCGCAAAAAATGATTTCATAAATGCCAAAACACTGGGTGGAAATTCGAATAGCACACTCCGCGAACAGTATGTGGAGGGGTTCAGGATTGCCGAAGAACTTTCTAAATGGGGAAGTAAAAATCTGGGCAGTACCACAAAAACACGCTCGCCATATGAGGAGCTAAAAGCACTGGAAACATACCGCGAGATCCGCAATATCGACATTCCTGAGATTGAAACCAGGATCAGAGAATTAAGCAGTGGGCTGGAGGGGAAAGAATCTCTTGCGGAGATCGCCAAACTTTGTGATATCGATCTTCTGATCCGGCATGTTGAATCGAACAAATCGACAATTAAAACGTCGGATTTTCTAATTACCAGACTCAGAGAGTTCAAAAGTACCCGGCAAAAAATAGATATCCTCAAAAAGAACAAAACAAATGCAGAAACAGTCAGGAGTGCCTACACAAGTCTGATTTCCTGGACCGACGAGCTTCCAGTGGAGATCCGGGAAACAATGAAAGGCTGCATTCAGAATGAGTATTCCAGCTATGTGGCCGCGCTGCCGACCGCATCCACCCCGAAGCCAGGCTTTACTGCGGATTGTGGCGGGCTGGAAAGTTTCACGCGGGGAGTAACATTGGTGCGCCGGGAACTTGCCAACTGCAACATTGTGCGCTCAAAAAGAATTTGGAGGGAAACTGTTGCCTTTCTCAACGGATGCAATAATGCAGCTGTGATTCTAAGAGCACATGCGAGCCTCGGCGACTCGGTCAGCAGGTTTGCCGAAAGTGACAGCATTCTGGTAGGTTATCGGAACAAAATCGAGGACTCTAAAAAAATAGGTGAATGCGCCAAGACCGCGGAAGTCTACGAGCAAATGAAGTCGGTTCGGACTTGCAACCAGGCCGCACTCAATGAAGAGATCAAAAGCGGGTTGGAGCAGGCCAAAAATTGCAAAGGCGGCAGCTGGTGGAGGCCACAGCTGATCGGAAGTTTTGCAGCCGTAGTACCTGAATACAGCGTGGGAGGCGTAAAAAGAGAGATGGCAACCGGCTGGATGGCTTCAGGCGGGATCGCATTGGCATATATCGACCATAAGAATCTGGCCGAATTCCAGGTGGGTGTGGAGTACTTTCAAACCAGCTTTTATTCCACCGGTACCACTGGATCTACCTTGGAGGATTTTTCGATTACCGGTATAAATGCGTCGCTGGGCATCAAGCTGCATCTTCCAAATACCAATCCGGGGAAGCTACGTCCCTATGTAAGATTTGGCCCCGAATTGCAGGTCCCGCTGACTTATAAATACGAAAACCACACCACATTCACAGAAAGTGATGATGTGCAAGACCTGCAGAAAAGTATGCTATTCTTTTCCGCAGGTTTGGGATTAGAGATTCAAAAAGTACATTTCGGAGCGTTTATTGAGGCTTTTGGGGCAGCCGGATTAGGCAGTATTTACAAGTCAGAGGTGCCGCACCTTTCCACAACATTCCAAAAGATAGAGGCAGGGTACAACAGATTCGGGGTCAAGATTGGCGTACGTTTTTGGTAG
- a CDS encoding NIPSNAP family protein — protein MTQFRKLLLAVTIFSVSVSAYAAKRQFYQIKVYHLKNEAQEKKVDDFLRQAYLPALHKAGISKVGVFKPIVSGESNTVSEKLIYVFIPFRSYGDFSKLEQKLIKDVQYQSAGKEYLDALFSEPPYERIESILLNAFEKSPQFELPQLTSPMKDRVYELRSYEGHTEKISKNKIEMFNKGDEVGLFKRLGFNAVFYAEVVSGSRMPNLMYMTTFENKAARDAHWDAFGKDAYWKQLSAMPIYQKNVSRNDMKFLYPTDYSDI, from the coding sequence ATGACCCAGTTCAGAAAGCTGCTTTTGGCAGTAACGATTTTTAGCGTGAGCGTATCGGCATACGCGGCCAAACGCCAATTTTATCAGATAAAAGTATACCACCTTAAAAACGAGGCCCAGGAGAAGAAGGTAGACGACTTTTTGAGACAGGCGTATCTTCCGGCATTGCATAAAGCAGGTATATCGAAAGTAGGTGTTTTTAAGCCAATTGTCTCTGGGGAATCAAACACGGTAAGCGAAAAGCTGATCTACGTTTTTATTCCATTCCGTTCTTACGGGGATTTTTCCAAACTGGAACAAAAATTGATTAAAGACGTGCAGTACCAAAGCGCTGGCAAAGAATATCTCGATGCATTGTTTAGCGAACCGCCCTATGAGCGAATTGAATCTATTTTGCTGAATGCTTTTGAAAAAAGCCCCCAATTCGAGCTACCCCAACTTACTTCACCGATGAAGGACAGAGTTTATGAATTGAGGAGCTATGAAGGGCACACCGAAAAAATCTCGAAGAACAAAATTGAAATGTTCAATAAAGGAGATGAAGTCGGGCTATTTAAAAGACTTGGGTTCAATGCCGTTTTTTATGCCGAAGTGGTGTCAGGAAGTCGTATGCCTAACCTGATGTACATGACTACTTTTGAAAACAAGGCTGCCCGTGATGCGCATTGGGACGCTTTTGGAAAAGATGCCTATTGGAAGCAGCTTTCAGCTATGCCCATCTATCAGAAAAACGTGTCGCGTAACGATATGAAATTCCTTTACCCAACGGATTATTCTGACATTTAA